From the genome of Desulfobacterales bacterium, one region includes:
- a CDS encoding 50S ribosomal protein L11 methyltransferase — translation MKPVDSLTDLPGHQFSLVTANLRAPTLHGLKPVITAYLRDGGAIVLSGIKQNECADIKTSYEDACMSCRWEETEKDWAGLVFSQRRLYLDK, via the coding sequence ATAAAACCGGTTGATTCCCTGACGGATTTACCTGGTCATCAATTTTCCCTGGTGACGGCAAACCTGCGTGCCCCCACCCTTCATGGATTAAAACCCGTTATCACGGCTTATTTGCGGGACGGTGGCGCCATCGTGCTATCGGGGATAAAGCAGAATGAATGCGCGGATATCAAAACCAGTTATGAGGATGCGTGCATGTCCTGCCGGTGGGAAGAAACGGAAAAAGACTGGGCCGGCTTGGTTTTTTCCCAACGAAGATTGTATCTTGACAAGTGA